The proteins below are encoded in one region of Microbispora sp. NBC_01189:
- a CDS encoding ThiF family adenylyltransferase, with the protein MRLPRVKYEHRPHRYEDGTIRIGGEIHGIAAEIEDPRGWVWTALCLMDGTRSREDIADRLRLAHPELPDAESVVEQLVATRYVEDAATAPPAALSERELDRYSRNHAFFRVVGPDPRSWEVQLRLKKARVVVLGLGGTGSHAAWALAAAGVGELHCVDPDLVELSNLNRQVLYGEADVGRPKAEAAVARLRGVNSDITVTGDRRRVGSRRELDTLIAGYDALALCADRPDGHGIRVWANRACAAARIPWVGGGYSGPLVTVGCFTPEAGTCYECLCDGEEARRRPGTPVDLGGPGVIATSAGLSGQFVAHALIGLLTGVSAPPVGVIRGVNLLAADHLVWVSHPPRPSCPVCGTGIRARFDATERISPA; encoded by the coding sequence GTGCGCCTGCCCCGGGTGAAATACGAGCACCGGCCCCACCGGTACGAGGACGGCACCATTCGCATCGGCGGCGAGATTCACGGAATCGCCGCCGAGATCGAGGACCCCCGCGGTTGGGTCTGGACCGCCCTGTGCCTGATGGACGGCACCCGCTCCCGCGAGGACATCGCCGACCGGCTCCGCCTCGCCCATCCGGAGTTGCCGGACGCCGAGTCTGTCGTCGAGCAACTCGTCGCGACCCGATACGTGGAGGACGCCGCCACCGCGCCGCCCGCCGCGCTGAGCGAGCGGGAGCTCGACCGGTACAGCAGGAACCACGCGTTCTTCCGGGTGGTCGGCCCGGACCCGCGCAGCTGGGAGGTGCAGCTCCGGCTCAAGAAGGCGCGGGTGGTGGTGCTGGGGCTGGGCGGCACGGGCAGCCACGCGGCGTGGGCCCTCGCCGCCGCGGGCGTCGGCGAGCTCCACTGCGTGGATCCCGACCTGGTCGAGCTGTCGAACCTCAACCGCCAGGTGCTGTACGGCGAGGCCGACGTGGGGCGGCCGAAGGCGGAGGCGGCCGTCGCGCGGCTGCGTGGCGTCAACTCCGACATCACCGTCACCGGCGACCGGCGGCGCGTAGGCAGCCGCCGCGAACTCGACACGCTGATCGCGGGCTACGACGCGCTCGCCCTCTGCGCGGACCGGCCGGACGGGCACGGCATCAGGGTGTGGGCCAACCGCGCCTGCGCCGCGGCCCGGATCCCGTGGGTGGGCGGCGGATACAGCGGACCGCTGGTCACCGTGGGCTGCTTCACCCCGGAGGCCGGCACCTGCTACGAGTGCCTGTGCGACGGCGAGGAGGCCCGGCGCCGCCCGGGTACGCCGGTGGACCTCGGCGGGCCGGGAGTGATCGCCACATCGGCGGGCCTGTCCGGGCAGTTCGTCGCCCACGCGCTGATCGGGCTGCTGACCGGGGTGTCCGCGCCGCCGGTCGGCGTCATCCGGGGAGTCAACCTGCTCGCCGCGGACCACCTCGTGTGGGTCAGCCATCCACCCCGCCCCAGCTGCCCGGTCTGCGGGACAGGGATACGCGCCCGTTTCGATGCGACGGAGCGCATTTCCCCGGCATGA
- a CDS encoding lytic murein transglycosylase has translation MNDQRARTSRVPFRSVSRRPRLLAGLLACGLAGLVSLSGCAGARGEGSPAVSGGAEAPAASATPPERPSGDPSAPTTPEQSPPAEPQAEPPAPDAKIPKDPAALAGALTRTTALLRDAVDDWRRTGDPAKGQAPEPVVLLALYEQRLYRHLARHSDVASRTYGRLPKDQAARARDNVTAVRDLLSLAHPVSGPVKFRIEPPEPADVLLDGFRRAGRRFGIDWQVLAAVMLVETKFGRVRSPSYVGAKGPMQFMPGTWKAYGMGGDIDDTTDALLAAANYLHASGAPGDYRRALYAYNHSQAYVDAVLLHARQMKRDIRNYYAYYNWQVYVITTKGERRLSGP, from the coding sequence ATGAACGATCAGCGTGCCCGTACCAGTCGTGTCCCGTTCCGCTCCGTGTCGCGGCGTCCGCGCCTGCTCGCCGGTCTGCTCGCCTGCGGGCTCGCCGGACTGGTCTCGCTGTCCGGCTGCGCCGGCGCGCGGGGCGAGGGCTCGCCGGCGGTCTCCGGCGGGGCCGAGGCTCCGGCGGCCTCCGCTACGCCGCCGGAGCGGCCCTCCGGAGACCCGTCCGCGCCGACGACGCCGGAGCAGTCGCCGCCCGCGGAGCCACAGGCGGAGCCGCCCGCGCCCGACGCGAAGATCCCCAAGGACCCCGCCGCGCTGGCCGGGGCGCTCACCCGGACGACCGCGCTGCTGCGGGACGCCGTCGACGACTGGAGACGTACGGGGGACCCCGCGAAGGGCCAGGCCCCCGAGCCCGTGGTCCTGCTCGCCCTGTACGAGCAGCGCCTCTACCGTCATCTGGCCCGCCACTCCGATGTCGCGTCCCGCACCTACGGCAGGCTGCCGAAGGATCAGGCCGCGCGGGCGCGGGACAACGTGACGGCCGTACGCGACCTGCTGTCCCTCGCCCACCCCGTGAGCGGGCCGGTGAAGTTCCGCATCGAGCCGCCCGAACCGGCGGACGTCCTGCTCGACGGCTTCCGCCGGGCCGGGCGCCGGTTCGGGATCGACTGGCAGGTGCTGGCCGCGGTCATGCTCGTGGAGACGAAGTTCGGCCGGGTCCGGTCGCCGAGCTACGTGGGCGCCAAGGGGCCGATGCAGTTCATGCCCGGCACCTGGAAGGCGTACGGGATGGGCGGCGACATCGACGACACCACGGACGCCCTGCTCGCCGCGGCCAACTATCTGCACGCGTCCGGGGCGCCGGGCGACTACCGGCGGGCGCTGTACGCCTACAACCACTCCCAGGCGTACGTCGACGCCGTCCTGTTGCACGCACGCCAGATGAAGCGGGACATCAGGAACTACTACGCCTACTACAACTGGCAGGTGTACGTGATCACGACGAAGGGCGAGCGGCGGCTGAGCGGCCCCTGA